The following proteins are co-located in the Candidatus Methylomirabilis limnetica genome:
- a CDS encoding TolC family protein — translation MTRALKIGVLILVAGIANVGLGGAAVAEEEMLRLQPLIQEALAANPEIRAEGQRWDAARERPPQEGSLDDPMLGFEIENLPTHSFSFTREDMTMKKLSVSQALPFFGKLGLRSEVAQREANAIGLAYRDKRNEIVRRVKEVFYGLYAIDHSLEIVEKNRELLREFVTITETKYSVGKGIQQDVLKAQVELSKLLDEQIRLEQSREAAGARLNAILNRPSQTPLGRTGEVSKAELPMDLTELQTRALENRPLLKGLQEEIERSKAANALARKRYFPDLTMSLGYAFREDSTIAKHSDFFSAGFSINIPLYFRTKQDRQVAETSALINSAKEQYQATRNEVFSMVKELVADIEKGHKLIDLIETGLIPQARLSLDSAVAGYQVGRVDFLTLLDSRLTLFNFEKEYYRTLGEHQISLARLEWVVGARLHEGEPNEE, via the coding sequence ATGACCAGAGCCTTGAAAATCGGTGTTCTTATCCTTGTTGCCGGCATTGCGAATGTTGGGCTGGGAGGAGCGGCGGTCGCAGAGGAGGAGATGCTCCGCCTTCAGCCACTCATCCAGGAGGCCCTCGCTGCGAATCCGGAGATCAGGGCTGAGGGGCAGAGATGGGATGCGGCGAGAGAACGGCCTCCGCAGGAAGGGTCGCTTGACGATCCGATGCTGGGCTTTGAGATCGAAAACCTCCCCACCCACTCTTTCAGCTTCACACGGGAAGATATGACGATGAAGAAGCTCAGCGTCTCTCAGGCGCTTCCCTTCTTCGGGAAGCTGGGCCTGCGAAGCGAGGTTGCCCAACGGGAGGCCAACGCGATCGGCCTGGCGTATCGGGATAAGCGAAACGAGATCGTGCGTCGGGTCAAAGAGGTCTTCTACGGACTGTACGCCATCGACCACTCACTGGAGATCGTGGAGAAAAATCGTGAGCTACTGAGAGAATTCGTCACAATCACTGAGACGAAATACAGTGTCGGCAAGGGGATTCAGCAGGATGTCCTGAAGGCGCAGGTGGAACTGTCGAAATTGCTGGACGAGCAGATCCGGTTGGAACAGAGCCGTGAGGCTGCAGGCGCCAGGTTGAATGCAATCCTGAACCGTCCCTCCCAAACGCCACTTGGTCGGACTGGGGAGGTGTCGAAGGCCGAGTTGCCGATGGACCTCACGGAGCTCCAGACCAGAGCCCTGGAGAACCGGCCTTTGCTTAAGGGGCTTCAGGAGGAGATCGAGCGGAGTAAGGCGGCCAATGCGCTTGCCAGGAAGAGATACTTCCCGGATCTCACGATGAGCCTGGGCTATGCTTTTCGCGAAGACTCTACCATCGCAAAGCATTCTGACTTCTTCTCAGCGGGGTTTTCAATCAACATCCCCCTCTACTTCAGGACCAAACAGGACCGGCAGGTCGCAGAGACATCGGCTTTGATCAATTCGGCCAAGGAGCAGTATCAGGCCACCAGAAACGAGGTGTTCTCGATGGTGAAGGAATTGGTGGCCGATATCGAGAAGGGACACAAGCTCATTGATCTGATCGAGACCGGCCTGATTCCACAGGCCCGACTCTCACTGGACTCTGCCGTTGCCGGCTATCAGGTGGGTAGGGTCGATTTTCTCACCCTTTTGGATAGCCGACTGACGCTCTTCAATTTCGAGAAAGAGTACTACCGGACGCTGGGAGAGCACCAGATAAGCCTGGCAAGGTTGGAGTGGGTCGTCGGCGCCCGGTTACATGAAGGAGAACCGAATGAGGAATAA
- a CDS encoding efflux RND transporter periplasmic adaptor subunit, which translates to MRNNTHQGKWVIAWVVLVAASAGVFFVWYAGGTRLRERGGGLPPPRQPMAQAPAKGEHVGREALPPPAASEMQMAPGAVMVSSERQQLIGLKTGLVEYRSIERTIRTVGVVEFDERRLADVNIKIEGWIESLLVNFTGEAVKKGQPLLTIYSPDLVSTQEEHLQALRARETLAKSRFADIVSGAETLVNASRRRLQYWDISDEDIATLERTGTPRKSLTIYSPIDGVVIEKMAVRGKKVMPGESLYKVADLSNVWVQGEIYEYEVPAVKLGQAASVTLASYPGELFRGKVSYIYPVLTEKTRTVKVRFEFSNTKDWKLKPQMYANVELKIPFGKRLVVPDEALMDSGTRQLVFIDKGQGTFEPRDVKVGARVEGYAEILTGLSAGERVVTSANFLIDSESQLKAAVGGMGGMSGMEMAPKK; encoded by the coding sequence ATGAGGAATAACACGCATCAGGGCAAGTGGGTTATCGCCTGGGTTGTCCTGGTTGCTGCCTCCGCAGGGGTCTTCTTTGTGTGGTATGCCGGCGGCACGCGACTCAGGGAGCGCGGCGGCGGCCTACCACCCCCTCGCCAACCGATGGCCCAGGCCCCGGCCAAGGGCGAGCACGTTGGACGCGAGGCGTTGCCGCCGCCGGCTGCATCCGAGATGCAGATGGCTCCCGGAGCGGTGATGGTCAGCTCGGAGCGACAGCAGTTGATCGGGCTGAAGACCGGCCTGGTCGAATACCGGTCGATTGAGCGGACGATTCGGACGGTCGGGGTGGTGGAGTTCGACGAACGACGTCTCGCCGACGTCAACATCAAGATCGAGGGGTGGATCGAGAGCCTGCTTGTGAACTTTACCGGGGAGGCAGTTAAAAAGGGTCAGCCGCTCCTCACCATTTACAGTCCGGATCTGGTCTCGACCCAGGAGGAGCACCTGCAGGCGTTGCGAGCGAGGGAGACGCTGGCCAAGAGCCGCTTCGCGGATATCGTCTCTGGGGCGGAGACGCTGGTGAATGCCTCGAGGCGGCGTCTGCAGTACTGGGACATCAGCGACGAGGATATCGCCACCCTTGAGCGAACAGGGACGCCACGCAAGAGCTTGACGATTTACTCGCCAATCGATGGGGTTGTCATCGAAAAGATGGCTGTTCGCGGCAAGAAGGTGATGCCCGGTGAGAGCCTTTACAAGGTTGCCGACCTTTCCAACGTCTGGGTCCAGGGTGAGATTTACGAATACGAGGTTCCCGCGGTCAAGCTTGGCCAGGCGGCGAGCGTGACCCTAGCCTCTTACCCCGGAGAGCTCTTTCGCGGCAAGGTGAGCTACATCTACCCGGTCCTGACGGAGAAAACCCGCACGGTGAAGGTCCGCTTCGAGTTCTCCAACACAAAAGACTGGAAACTCAAGCCTCAGATGTATGCCAACGTTGAGCTGAAGATCCCGTTTGGCAAGCGTCTCGTTGTGCCCGATGAGGCGCTCATGGACAGCGGGACAAGACAGCTCGTCTTCATCGATAAGGGACAGGGGACCTTCGAGCCGAGGGACGTGAAGGTGGGCGCGCGTGTGGAGGGCTACGCCGAGATCCTGACTGGTCTTTCGGCCGGCGAGCGGGTAGTGACCTCCGCGAACTTCCTGATCGACTCCGAGAGCCAGCTCAAGGCTGCCGTCGGTGGGATGGGCGGCATGTCCGGCATGGAGATGGCCCCGAAGAAGTAG
- a CDS encoding efflux RND transporter permease subunit, giving the protein MISRLIEWSATNRFIIGLFTLFAIVWGIWALRNTPLDAIPDLSDVQVIVQTEWAERSPTLVEDQVTYPIVTSLLSAPKVKAVRGFSFFGISFVYIIFEDGTNLYWARSRVLEYMQGVQGRLPQGVTPILGPDATGVGWGFEYALVDETGRHDLAELRTLNDWYVHHWLLAVPGVAEVARVGGFVKQYQVSIDPATLLGFKLPLERVIEAIRKGNKDTGGRVVEFNGREYMVRGLGYIKSLKDIEAIAVGTDERGTPILVRDIGRVGLGPDIRRGVAELNGQGDVAGGIVVIRYGENSLDVIQRVKAKIQQIAPSLPEGVKIVTTYDRSDLIYRSIATLKEKLIEESLIVSLVIIVFLFHFRSALVVILTLPVAILMSFIAMYYIGVGSNIMSLGGIAIAIGAMIDAAIIMVENAHTRLEEWEKEGRPIDRTRLLIEAAQQVGRPLFFSLLIITVSFLPVFTLEAQEGRLFRPLAFTKTFSMFFSAFLAVTLGPLLMVLLVRGKIQPAEKNPINRFLIWVYQPVVHLALRWKKTVLGIALLAMAATVPVFLQFGSEFMPPLYEGTLLYMPTALPGASITQVSQLLQIQDRIIKHFPEVESVFAKGGRSTSATDPAPLEMIEAVINLKPEEQWRKGMTVEKLIDEMDKALQIPGVTNAWTMPIKARIDMLSTGIRTPVGIKVLGPKLETIQSIGLEIEAALKHVSGTRNVFAERVAGGYYLDFEIKRDEIARYGLTVTDVEDVIETAIGGSTVTTTIEGRERFPVNVRYFRGLRDSLDGLRRVLVSTPMGAQIPITQLVDLRMSSGTTLIRSEGGELVGYVYVDVADRDIGSYVADAQRVVAEKVTLPQGYHLVWSGQFEYMERAKERLKIVIPLTLLIVFVLLYFNTASVTKVFIVLLAVPFSLIGAFWLIYLLDYNLSVAVWVGIIALAGVDAETGVIMLLYLDHAYEKRRNAGRMRTMEDLQEAISEGAVRRIRPKMMTVMAILMGLLPIMWSHGAGADVMKRIAAPMIGGVITSFILELIVYPVIFEVWRGRQLARTGATQTLPLF; this is encoded by the coding sequence ATGATATCGAGATTGATAGAGTGGAGCGCCACCAACCGATTCATCATCGGCCTCTTCACCCTCTTCGCTATCGTCTGGGGGATCTGGGCTCTGCGGAACACGCCCTTGGATGCCATCCCTGACCTGTCAGACGTTCAGGTTATCGTTCAAACGGAGTGGGCAGAGCGGAGCCCGACGTTAGTTGAAGATCAGGTGACCTACCCCATCGTGACCTCGCTCCTCTCGGCCCCCAAGGTCAAGGCGGTCCGGGGTTTCTCCTTCTTTGGCATCTCCTTTGTGTACATCATCTTCGAGGACGGCACGAACCTCTACTGGGCGAGGTCACGCGTGCTTGAGTATATGCAAGGGGTTCAAGGCAGGTTGCCCCAGGGTGTGACCCCGATTCTGGGGCCAGATGCGACCGGCGTGGGCTGGGGGTTCGAGTATGCGCTTGTAGACGAGACCGGCCGGCACGACTTGGCCGAGCTCCGGACACTGAACGACTGGTACGTTCACCACTGGCTCTTAGCGGTGCCGGGGGTGGCCGAGGTGGCGCGCGTGGGCGGCTTCGTCAAGCAGTATCAGGTCTCGATCGATCCCGCCACTCTTCTGGGTTTTAAGCTGCCTCTGGAGCGGGTGATCGAGGCGATCCGGAAGGGGAACAAGGATACCGGAGGCCGGGTGGTGGAGTTTAACGGACGCGAGTACATGGTTCGTGGCCTCGGCTACATCAAGTCCCTCAAAGACATCGAGGCGATTGCCGTCGGGACTGACGAACGCGGGACCCCGATCCTCGTCCGGGACATCGGCCGGGTCGGACTCGGTCCGGATATTCGCCGTGGCGTCGCCGAGCTGAACGGCCAGGGTGATGTGGCCGGCGGGATCGTCGTGATCCGGTACGGCGAGAACAGCCTGGACGTCATCCAGCGGGTCAAGGCCAAGATTCAGCAGATCGCGCCTTCGTTGCCGGAGGGCGTCAAGATCGTCACCACCTACGACCGATCCGACCTGATCTACCGCTCCATCGCCACACTCAAGGAGAAGCTGATCGAGGAGAGCCTGATCGTCAGTCTCGTGATCATCGTGTTCCTCTTTCATTTTCGGAGCGCGCTGGTGGTGATCCTGACCCTACCGGTCGCCATCCTGATGTCGTTCATCGCCATGTACTACATCGGCGTCGGCTCGAACATCATGTCGCTGGGGGGGATCGCCATTGCGATTGGCGCTATGATCGACGCTGCCATCATCATGGTAGAGAACGCCCACACGCGGCTGGAGGAGTGGGAGAAGGAGGGGCGTCCGATCGACCGGACCCGCCTCCTGATCGAGGCGGCCCAACAGGTGGGGCGTCCGCTCTTCTTCTCATTGCTGATCATTACGGTCTCCTTCCTTCCGGTCTTCACGCTGGAGGCACAGGAGGGCCGGCTCTTCCGCCCACTGGCTTTTACGAAAACATTCTCCATGTTCTTTTCGGCCTTCCTCGCCGTCACGCTTGGGCCGCTGCTCATGGTCCTCCTTGTCCGGGGAAAGATCCAGCCTGCGGAGAAGAACCCGATCAACCGATTCCTGATCTGGGTCTACCAGCCGGTGGTCCACCTCGCGCTCAGGTGGAAAAAGACCGTCCTCGGTATAGCCCTCCTTGCCATGGCGGCCACTGTGCCGGTGTTCCTTCAATTTGGCTCGGAGTTCATGCCGCCCCTCTACGAAGGGACCCTTCTCTACATGCCGACGGCGCTACCCGGCGCCTCGATCACTCAGGTCTCCCAGCTCCTGCAGATCCAGGACCGGATCATCAAGCACTTCCCGGAGGTCGAGTCGGTTTTCGCCAAAGGGGGGCGCTCCACCAGCGCCACCGACCCGGCGCCCCTGGAGATGATTGAGGCTGTGATCAACCTGAAACCGGAGGAGCAGTGGCGGAAGGGGATGACGGTCGAGAAGCTGATCGACGAGATGGATAAGGCGCTGCAGATCCCTGGCGTGACCAACGCCTGGACGATGCCGATCAAGGCCAGGATCGACATGCTCAGCACCGGGATCCGGACCCCTGTAGGGATCAAGGTGCTCGGGCCGAAACTGGAGACGATCCAGAGCATCGGCCTGGAGATCGAGGCGGCGCTCAAGCATGTCTCGGGCACCCGGAATGTCTTTGCGGAGCGTGTGGCAGGAGGCTACTACCTCGATTTCGAGATCAAGCGGGACGAGATCGCCCGCTATGGCCTCACCGTGACCGACGTAGAAGACGTCATCGAGACCGCCATCGGCGGCAGCACCGTCACGACAACGATCGAGGGGCGTGAGCGGTTCCCGGTCAACGTCCGCTACTTCCGTGGCCTGCGGGACAGCCTGGACGGTCTGAGGCGCGTGTTGGTTTCGACCCCGATGGGCGCCCAGATTCCCATTACGCAGCTCGTTGACCTCAGGATGTCAAGCGGAACCACCCTGATCCGGAGCGAGGGTGGCGAGCTCGTAGGTTATGTCTATGTCGATGTTGCCGACCGCGACATCGGCAGCTACGTCGCCGATGCCCAACGCGTGGTCGCCGAGAAGGTGACGCTCCCCCAGGGGTATCATCTCGTCTGGAGCGGGCAGTTCGAGTACATGGAGCGGGCCAAGGAGCGGCTAAAGATCGTCATCCCGCTCACCTTGCTGATCGTATTCGTCCTCCTGTACTTCAATACGGCGAGCGTTACGAAAGTGTTCATCGTCCTGCTCGCCGTGCCCTTCTCTCTCATCGGCGCCTTCTGGCTCATCTATCTGCTCGACTACAACCTAAGTGTCGCGGTCTGGGTCGGAATCATCGCCCTGGCCGGCGTCGATGCTGAAACAGGGGTCATCATGCTCCTCTATCTCGACCATGCGTACGAGAAACGGCGCAACGCGGGGCGCATGCGCACGATGGAAGACCTCCAAGAGGCGATCAGCGAGGGGGCGGTGAGGCGGATTCGGCCGAAGATGATGACCGTCATGGCGATCCTGATGGGGTTGCTCCCGATCATGTGGAGCCATGGAGCCGGGGCCGACGTGATGAAGCGGATCGCCGCTCCCATGATTGGCGGGGTCATCACGTCGTTCATCCTCGAGCTGATCGTGTACCCCGTCATCTTCGAGGTCTGGAGGGGCCGGCAGCTCGCGCGAACTGGTGCGACACAGACTCTTCCCCTTTTTTAA
- a CDS encoding complement resistance protein TraT — MKMLKCAGLVLIAVLLASCSAMQVALEKKDLKVETRMSDTIFLDIENQAERTVFIDIKNTSDKEFDIKPLVISRLQANGYKVTTNPKEAFYILQGNVLYVGQADPSALRAAVAAGYGGTLAGAMGGALIGGAAGGGSGALYGAGIGGLVFAGAEMIAGSMVKDVTYTIVTDLMISERSKEAVEQTVQSNLQQGSGSAIRQTSRTTAERKRYQTRIASTANQVNLKLEEALPSLTEGLAKSIAGIL; from the coding sequence ATGAAGATGCTGAAGTGCGCCGGTTTGGTCCTGATTGCCGTTCTACTGGCCAGTTGCTCGGCGATGCAGGTTGCCCTGGAAAAGAAAGATCTCAAGGTAGAAACCAGGATGTCCGACACCATCTTCCTGGATATCGAGAATCAGGCGGAACGAACGGTCTTTATCGATATCAAGAACACCTCAGACAAGGAGTTTGACATCAAGCCCCTTGTCATCAGCAGGCTGCAGGCGAACGGCTACAAGGTCACCACGAATCCGAAGGAGGCCTTCTATATTCTGCAGGGCAATGTCCTCTATGTGGGACAGGCCGATCCCTCGGCGTTGAGAGCAGCGGTTGCTGCTGGGTACGGCGGCACATTAGCAGGCGCCATGGGCGGCGCCCTGATCGGCGGAGCCGCGGGTGGTGGCTCAGGCGCGCTATACGGCGCTGGCATCGGCGGCTTGGTGTTCGCCGGGGCCGAGATGATCGCGGGCTCTATGGTGAAAGATGTCACCTACACCATCGTCACCGACCTTATGATCTCAGAAAGGTCCAAGGAGGCGGTCGAGCAAACGGTACAGTCTAATCTCCAGCAGGGGAGCGGCTCTGCCATTAGACAGACCAGCCGGACTACTGCAGAAAGGAAACGATATCAGACACGGATCGCCTCAACGGCCAATCAGGTGAACCTGAAGCTGGAAGAGGCGTTGCCTTCCTTGACGGAAGGTCTGGCAAAATCGATCGCCGGGATCCTCTAG
- the pyrE gene encoding orotate phosphoribosyltransferase gives MLVQHSFQHSAEPVFTLASGRKSRYYINCKKTTFLSEAMPLLGQLFFEQIKAIEQTGGKQITAVGGLTLGADPIAYAIAYHSALAGEPIQAFSVRKEPKGHGAQKWVEGFEQPGARVVIIEDVVTTGASTLKAIEGALHAGFAIAKVLALVDRQEGGREELQKSGYGLESIYTTEDLMRVAGQVG, from the coding sequence TTGCTGGTTCAGCACTCCTTCCAGCACAGCGCCGAGCCCGTCTTCACCTTGGCCTCCGGCCGAAAGAGCCGCTACTACATCAACTGCAAGAAGACGACATTCCTATCGGAGGCGATGCCGCTTCTCGGCCAGCTCTTCTTCGAGCAGATCAAGGCTATTGAACAAACAGGTGGGAAGCAGATCACCGCCGTCGGGGGACTCACGCTTGGCGCAGACCCGATTGCGTACGCCATCGCCTATCACAGCGCCCTCGCAGGTGAACCAATTCAGGCCTTCAGTGTCAGAAAGGAACCGAAAGGGCATGGAGCCCAGAAATGGGTGGAAGGATTCGAGCAGCCAGGTGCGAGGGTTGTGATCATTGAGGATGTCGTCACCACCGGCGCCTCGACCCTCAAAGCGATTGAAGGCGCGCTGCATGCAGGCTTTGCGATCGCCAAAGTACTGGCCCTTGTTGATCGCCAGGAGGGCGGCCGCGAAGAGTTGCAGAAAAGTGGGTATGGCCTAGAGTCGATTTACACCACCGAGGATCTGATGCGAGTTGCAGGCCAGGTGGGGTAA
- the msrA gene encoding peptide-methionine (S)-S-oxide reductase MsrA translates to MKKATFGAGCFWGVEAAFRQVPGVVSTAVGYMGSAFENPTYRDVCSGTTGHAEVVEIEYDPSQVSYDELLALFWSIHDPTTLNRQGPDLGAQYRSAIFFHDADQQDAALASKRMLELSGRHQQPIVTEMTPASTFYRAEEYHQQYLKKRAQSRCTI, encoded by the coding sequence ATGAAAAAGGCCACGTTTGGAGCAGGCTGTTTCTGGGGTGTCGAGGCGGCGTTTCGTCAGGTGCCTGGTGTCGTCTCAACGGCAGTCGGGTACATGGGTAGCGCCTTCGAGAACCCGACCTACCGAGACGTCTGCTCCGGCACGACCGGCCATGCGGAGGTTGTCGAGATAGAATATGACCCTTCGCAGGTCTCCTACGACGAACTCCTCGCTCTCTTCTGGTCGATCCATGACCCAACCACCCTGAATCGTCAGGGGCCGGACCTCGGCGCGCAATACCGCTCGGCGATCTTTTTTCACGATGCCGACCAGCAGGATGCCGCACTCGCGTCCAAACGGATGCTGGAACTCAGCGGAAGACACCAGCAGCCGATCGTGACCGAGATGACACCAGCCTCGACCTTTTACCGGGCAGAGGAGTACCACCAGCAATACCTGAAGAAGCGGGCTCAATCTCGCTGTACAATCTAG
- a CDS encoding slipin family protein: MNPVEILSTVFGLVPILFLLILALFILASSVRILPEYERAVIFRLGRLAKAIVNVGGSGNGPGLILLIPMIDRMTKVSLRTVAIEVPSQDVITKDNVSVKVNAVIYFRVVDAERAIVQVENYLYATSQIAQTTLRSVLGQSELDELLAERERLNQRLQQIIDQHTDPWGIKVTVVEIKLVDLPHEMQRAMAKQAEAEREKRAKIIHAEGELMASAKLAEAGRILAVEPVTIQLRYLQTLTEIATEKNSTIVFPIPIDILKIFLTDQKK; this comes from the coding sequence ATGAATCCCGTGGAGATTCTCTCAACTGTTTTCGGCTTGGTCCCGATACTCTTTCTCCTCATCCTGGCGCTTTTCATCCTTGCCAGCTCGGTCCGTATACTTCCTGAGTACGAACGGGCCGTGATCTTCCGTCTAGGCCGTCTCGCCAAGGCGATCGTGAATGTGGGCGGATCCGGCAACGGCCCGGGACTGATCCTCCTTATCCCAATGATTGATCGGATGACGAAGGTGAGTCTCCGGACCGTGGCCATAGAAGTTCCCTCCCAGGACGTCATCACCAAGGACAATGTGTCGGTCAAGGTGAATGCCGTGATCTACTTTCGGGTGGTCGACGCGGAGCGCGCCATCGTCCAGGTCGAGAATTACCTCTACGCTACCTCGCAGATCGCCCAAACCACCCTCAGGAGCGTCCTCGGACAGTCCGAGCTGGACGAGCTACTGGCCGAGCGCGAGCGGCTCAACCAGCGGCTCCAACAGATTATCGACCAACACACCGATCCATGGGGGATCAAGGTGACCGTAGTGGAGATCAAGCTCGTGGACCTCCCGCACGAGATGCAGCGGGCCATGGCCAAGCAGGCGGAGGCCGAGCGGGAGAAGCGGGCGAAGATCATCCACGCCGAGGGTGAGCTGATGGCCTCCGCAAAGCTGGCGGAGGCGGGCAGAATCCTGGCCGTAGAACCTGTCACCATCCAGCTTCGATATCTGCAGACGCTCACCGAGATCGCCACAGAGAAGAACTCCACGATCGTCTTCCCGATCCCGATCGACATCTTGAAGATCTTCTTGACCGACCAGAAAAAGTAG
- a CDS encoding NfeD family protein gives MIIRLVVWLALIGVALAWPATTYSRPERAARPVLAIQVEGVIAPSAADYIIRAIKQADHEVAQALIIELDTPGGLDLSMRSIIKEMLAAERPIVVYVSPGGARAASAGAFITLAAHVAAMAPGTNIGAAHPVNLGGPMDKEMSTKVTNDAAAYIRTIAEQRGRNAQWAEDAVRKSVSATEKEALQLKVIDLVADKLDDLLVALDGREVTTAHGKVMLHTKGIEVTRIEMGLRDKILKVISDPTIAYMLLMLGLAGLYFELSTPGAILPGVLGAICLILAFYGFQTLPINYAGLLLILLAIILFIAEVKVTSYGMLTVGGIVAMILGSLMLIRSPEPFMRISLGAILLTTAATAAFFGFIVTMALRAQRQKTTTGAEGLIGQIGTVMTPLKPEGSVLVGGELWSAQCEEGSEPGDKIRVLSVKGLMLFVSKDNGAAAVEADAMSTQQRQGGRI, from the coding sequence ATGATTATACGGCTCGTCGTATGGCTTGCGCTGATAGGTGTCGCGCTCGCGTGGCCTGCCACCACCTACTCCCGGCCGGAGCGCGCTGCTCGTCCAGTGCTGGCGATCCAGGTGGAAGGGGTCATCGCCCCTAGCGCAGCCGACTATATCATCCGCGCCATCAAGCAGGCAGACCACGAGGTGGCCCAGGCCCTGATCATCGAACTGGACACCCCGGGTGGCCTTGATCTCTCGATGCGCTCCATCATCAAGGAGATGCTGGCGGCTGAGCGGCCGATCGTGGTGTACGTCTCGCCAGGCGGGGCCCGCGCTGCGTCCGCCGGCGCCTTCATCACATTGGCAGCCCATGTGGCCGCCATGGCACCGGGAACCAACATCGGCGCCGCCCACCCGGTCAATTTGGGGGGCCCGATGGACAAAGAGATGAGCACGAAGGTCACCAACGACGCGGCCGCCTATATCCGGACTATCGCCGAGCAGCGCGGCAGGAATGCCCAGTGGGCCGAGGATGCCGTGCGCAAGAGCGTCTCGGCGACCGAGAAGGAGGCGCTGCAACTCAAGGTCATCGACCTCGTGGCGGATAAGCTGGATGACCTGCTTGTGGCGCTGGATGGCCGGGAGGTCACGACGGCCCACGGCAAGGTCATGCTGCACACCAAGGGGATTGAGGTCACTCGGATCGAGATGGGCCTTCGGGATAAGATCCTGAAGGTGATCTCCGATCCGACCATTGCGTACATGCTGTTAATGCTGGGCCTGGCCGGGCTCTACTTCGAGCTCTCGACACCCGGCGCCATCCTGCCAGGGGTCCTCGGGGCGATCTGCCTGATTCTGGCCTTTTACGGCTTCCAGACCCTGCCCATCAATTACGCCGGACTGCTCCTCATCCTGCTGGCGATCATTCTGTTCATCGCCGAGGTGAAGGTTACCTCTTACGGAATGCTTACCGTGGGCGGAATTGTCGCCATGATCCTCGGTTCCTTAATGTTGATCAGGAGTCCCGAACCGTTCATGCGGATCTCACTGGGCGCCATCCTGTTGACCACCGCGGCAACGGCGGCCTTCTTCGGCTTCATCGTCACGATGGCCCTCAGGGCCCAGCGCCAAAAGACCACCACCGGCGCAGAGGGCCTCATCGGGCAGATCGGCACAGTCATGACGCCGCTCAAACCGGAGGGAAGCGTCCTGGTGGGGGGTGAGCTCTGGTCGGCTCAATGTGAGGAGGGATCTGAGCCTGGCGACAAGATCAGGGTCCTGTCGGTGAAGGGGCTCATGTTATTCGTCAGCAAAGATAATGGGGCAGCGGCCGTTGAAGCCGATGCAATGTCAACGCAACAGCGACAGGGAGGGCGGATATGA
- the mazG gene encoding nucleoside triphosphate pyrophosphohydrolase, translating to MAEASGEQFDALVHIMERLRADNGCPWDREQTRETLKPFLIEEAYEVVEAIDEGDPKHLMEELGDLLFQVVFHAQVAAERREFTIGQVLAATADKMVRRHPHVFGDGTASTTREVLEQWEELKREERNTVAAIPASALDGVPRELPGLLRAQRLQDKASRVGFDWPEISGAMAKVEEEFGELKEAIGSAVPEAVEEELGDVLFSMVNLARFLNLSAEDALRRSIARFTTRFQHMEEGLQQDGRRLKEMSIEEMDGLWEQAKNHTRSSGA from the coding sequence ATGGCGGAAGCAAGCGGAGAGCAGTTTGATGCGTTGGTGCACATCATGGAGCGACTCCGGGCGGATAACGGATGCCCATGGGATAGGGAGCAGACGCGGGAGACCCTGAAGCCGTTCCTGATCGAGGAGGCCTATGAAGTGGTGGAGGCAATCGACGAGGGGGATCCCAAGCACCTCATGGAGGAGCTCGGCGATCTCCTCTTCCAGGTGGTGTTCCACGCACAGGTCGCGGCTGAGCGGCGCGAGTTCACCATTGGGCAGGTCCTGGCGGCGACGGCCGACAAAATGGTGCGCCGCCACCCTCACGTCTTTGGCGACGGCACGGCCTCCACAACTCGTGAGGTCCTGGAGCAATGGGAGGAACTGAAGCGCGAGGAACGCAATACTGTGGCCGCAATCCCCGCGTCAGCCCTGGATGGCGTCCCGAGAGAGTTGCCTGGCCTCCTCCGTGCCCAGCGGCTACAGGACAAGGCCTCGCGAGTCGGATTTGACTGGCCTGAGATCTCGGGGGCGATGGCAAAGGTGGAAGAGGAGTTTGGCGAGCTTAAGGAGGCCATCGGATCTGCTGTGCCAGAGGCAGTTGAGGAAGAATTAGGAGACGTCCTGTTTAGCATGGTCAATCTCGCCAGGTTCCTGAACCTGAGCGCAGAGGACGCCCTTCGAAGGAGTATCGCACGGTTCACGACCAGGTTCCAGCATATGGAGGAGGGGCTACAGCAAGATGGTCGTCGTCTTAAAGAGATGAGCATCGAGGAGATGGACGGGCTGTGGGAGCAAGCCAAGAACCATACCCGCTCCTCTGGCGCATGA